A stretch of the Glutamicibacter sp. JL.03c genome encodes the following:
- a CDS encoding PhoH family protein, producing MSRTAEQDVRTYVIDTSVLLSDPKAMFHFEEHHVVIPLTVVTELENKRKDPDLGYFARQALRLLDDLIASHGGLAQAVPVSSAGGTLRIELNHIAPEVLPVGMRSGDNDARILAVAKHLLDSGLDVALVTKDLPMRIKASAMGIHAEVYRNELIASTGWTGIQQLDLDEESMAGLYEREQLSNLPAVAEAPINTGFVITSPRGSALARKTDESTLKLVRGDQQAFGLHGRSAEQRIALDLLMDPSVGIVSLGGNAGTGKSALALCAGMEAVLERREHRKITVFRPLYAVGGQELGYLPGSEGEKMGPWAQAVFDTLGSIVSKNAIDEVLERGMLEVLPLTHIRGRSLHDSFVIVDEAQSLERNVLLTVLSRIGQNSKVVLTHDVAQRDNLHVGRHDGIAAVVEQLKGHSLFGHVTLTRSERSAIAALVTEMLDSPSLR from the coding sequence ATGAGCCGAACTGCCGAACAGGACGTACGAACCTACGTCATTGACACCTCGGTCTTGCTTTCAGATCCGAAGGCGATGTTCCACTTTGAAGAGCATCATGTGGTGATTCCTTTGACTGTGGTCACCGAGCTGGAGAACAAGCGCAAGGATCCCGACCTCGGATATTTTGCGCGCCAGGCCCTGCGCCTGCTCGATGACCTGATCGCCAGCCACGGGGGACTTGCCCAGGCGGTTCCCGTGTCATCGGCCGGCGGCACGTTGCGCATTGAACTGAACCATATTGCTCCTGAAGTTCTCCCGGTCGGAATGCGCTCGGGGGATAACGACGCCCGCATCCTCGCCGTCGCCAAGCACCTGCTGGATTCAGGACTTGATGTTGCCCTGGTGACCAAGGACCTGCCCATGCGCATCAAGGCGTCAGCGATGGGGATCCACGCCGAGGTGTACCGCAACGAGCTGATCGCCTCCACTGGCTGGACCGGAATACAGCAGCTGGACCTGGACGAGGAATCGATGGCGGGGCTCTATGAGCGAGAACAGCTCTCCAACCTGCCCGCGGTTGCCGAAGCGCCCATCAATACGGGCTTCGTGATCACGTCGCCGCGTGGCAGCGCATTGGCCCGCAAAACCGATGAGAGCACGCTGAAGCTGGTTCGCGGAGATCAGCAGGCCTTTGGGCTGCATGGCCGCAGCGCAGAGCAGCGGATCGCCTTGGACTTGCTGATGGACCCTTCAGTGGGCATCGTGTCCCTTGGCGGTAACGCCGGTACCGGCAAGTCGGCACTGGCACTGTGTGCCGGGATGGAAGCGGTCCTGGAGCGCCGCGAGCACCGCAAGATCACCGTCTTCCGTCCGCTCTACGCAGTGGGCGGCCAGGAGCTGGGCTACCTTCCGGGTTCCGAGGGCGAGAAAATGGGGCCCTGGGCCCAAGCGGTATTCGATACCCTCGGCTCGATTGTCTCGAAGAACGCGATCGACGAGGTCCTGGAACGCGGAATGCTCGAAGTCCTGCCGCTGACGCATATCCGCGGACGTTCCCTGCATGACTCGTTTGTCATTGTCGACGAGGCCCAGTCCCTGGAACGCAACGTGCTGCTTACCGTGCTCTCGCGCATCGGGCAGAACTCCAAGGTGGTGCTCACCCATGATGTGGCCCAGCGGGACAACCTGCACGTGGGGCGCCACGACGGCATCGCCGCAGTGGTAGAGCAGCTCAAGGGACATTCCCTGTTTGGCCACGTGACGCTCACCCGTTCGGAGCGTTCAGCTATTGCCGCCCTGGTGACCGAAATGCTCGATTCGCCGTCGCTGCGCTGA